One genomic window of Pelmatolapia mariae isolate MD_Pm_ZW linkage group LG5, Pm_UMD_F_2, whole genome shotgun sequence includes the following:
- the tnfrsf1b gene encoding tumor necrosis factor receptor superfamily member 1B produces MKDTLLLLFLLCAQTIKVCSTPYKSENGQCHNDTEYNHNGLCCTKCRPGYRGDTRCTETTDTVCTPCPPDQYRENFNFYPNCNSCQKCKEEKGLQYAQNCSSTTPSKCICRPGRFCLMGYDNPYCSDCRKYKQCKPGFGVSVKGTPNSDVKCKQCPKGTFSDKASFIDPCQPHTDCNGRAVLREGDTKSDNVCELYSQLTTADNHKKSVGTTPSTSTTTVAPSSGSTSLLRSTTQSASVSEEPSTYLITSLLTPPPDSKYVGLIASVTGFLVIIIPILILFLLCYYQKICKKDTASLSPKVDANGNCETADEKYTGKTQLALFKVASQENECLLEKGEASSDHSHCTTNTETLTRTDGCSSQESISPLHSTFALDNPLSVLSEPMTLHSNIESAASQPSIQTQTSSQPSSPQIITPMTTSPHVNVNITLHIGNGSCGTPAFIPADLIKPDCKLPYGEEEESFSTPQQEDGKQSLMSVPESSNYCTEHTKQDSYA; encoded by the exons ATGAAGGACACACTTTTACTGCTGTTTCTGCTGTGTGCCCAAACTATCAAG GTCTGCTCTACACCCTACAAGAGTGAAAATGGACAGTGTCACAATGACACAGAGTACAATCACAATGGCCTGTGCTGTACAAAGTGTCGCCCTG GCTATCGAGGAGACACACGTTGCACTGAAACTACCGATACTGTGTGCACACCATGTCCTCCGGATCAGTATCGGGAGAACTTTAACTTCTATCCAAACTGTAATAGCTGTCAAAAATGCAAAGAAG AAAAAGGTTTACAGTATGCACAGAACTGCTCCTCTACAACACCGTCCAAGTGTATTTGCAGACCTGGGAGGTTCTGCCTCATGGGATATGACAATCCATACTGCTCAGACTGTAGAAAATACAAACAATGCAAACCTGGCTTTGGAGTGTCTGTAAAag GCACACCAAATTCAGATGTGAAGTGTAAACAATGTCCCAAAGGCACGTTCTCTGACAAAGCCTCCTTCATTGACCCCTGCCAGCCCCACACAGA CTGCAATGGGAGGGCTGTTCTTAGAGAAGGCGATACTAAATCAGACAATGTGTGTGAACTGTACTCACAGTTGACAACAGCTGACAATCACAAGAAGAGTGTCGGTACAACTCCAAGCACAAGCACGACCACAGTTGCACCAAGCTCAGGCTCGACGTCTCTGCTAAGAAGCACCACACAGTCTGCCTCAGTTTCAGAAGAACCCTCCACCTATTTAATAACAAGCCTACTGACCCCACCACCTGACAGCAAATATG TTGGATTAATTGCTTCTGTCACTGGATTCCTTGTCATCATCATCCCCATCCTCATCCtttttctgctatgttattATCAAAAAATCTGCAAGAAAG ACACTGCAAGTTTATCTCCTAAGGTGGATGCAAACGGAAACTGTGAGACTGCTGACGAA AAATACACTGGGAAAACTCAGCTGGCTTTATTCAAAGTTGCATCACAAGAAAATGAGTGCCTGCTAGAAAAAGGGGAAGCCAGCAGTGACCACAGTCACTGCACAACCAATACCGAAACTTTAACTAGAACTGATGGTTGCAGCAGCCAGGAATCCATCAGCCCTTTACATTCCACTTTTGCTCTTGACAATCCATTGTCTGTTCTGTCCGAGCCCATGACTTTACACTCCAACATAGAATCTGCTGCATCACAGCCCAGTATCCAAACACAGACGTCCTCTCAGCCCAGCAGCCCTCAGATCATCACGCCCATGACTACCAGCCCACACGTCAACGTTAACATCACTTTGCACATAGGAAACGGGTCCTGTGGGACACCAGCTTTCATACCCGCTGACTTGATAAAACCTGACTGTAAGCTCCCCtatggagaggaagaggagtccTTTAGCACCCCACAGCAAGAAGATGGCAAACAGTCACTAATGTCAGTGCCGGAGAGTTCCAATTACTGCACCGAGCACACAAAGCAAGACTCATATGCATGA